Proteins encoded together in one Actinomycetota bacterium window:
- a CDS encoding ATP-dependent RecD-like DNA helicase, translating into MFEINEKITLQGTIERIVFKSENNDYKICRLRISNSDEIETIFGNFFDINKGENVQIIGEYVNNPKYGRQIKIEKITVIPPSSNAGIEKYIGSGLIPGVGPVMAKKIVQHFGEKTLSILDNEIEKLGEIEGFGKKRIKNIKKEWKKQAQTRDTMIYLQSLEITPSNSAKILKKYGNDTVSVVKNNPYRLCEDIFGIGFRTADRIALNSGILKNSPFRISSGIKYILKKFEEDGHCFLPYDLLIAKALEFLEVEMLEVEKSLEILSMEHQVVIDKEKVYLIDTYEDERFVADKLKKIKHYKINNVFEDYDWDRKIQELSSKVKVILDDDQKDAIKSALYEKIMVITGSPGTGKSTIVNFILNIFEFENMSVFLSAPTGRASKRLSETTGKDAKTLHRLLEYNPKTNSFNKNRYNKLKCDLLVIDESSMIDIKIARVLADALDEKTRVIFVGDYDQLPSVGPGNVLSDIINSGKFPVIRLTKIYRQFGKSMIIRNAHMIRDGIYPKLYQADMPEKSDFYFVEKNDQEDAVNAIIKLLYRNIPDKFGFDPVKDVQVLVPVYKGIAGVDNLNCRIQNIFNKRQEKIIRGKNEFRLNDKIIQLKNDYEKDVFNGDIGFIKEIDFTNQKFKVDFEEKKVVYDFYDADQLSLSYAISIHKSQGSEFKCVIIPVLTSHYMLLQRNLIYTALTRAKELAVIVGSKKAIGMAVSKNYVENRFTNLKNLL; encoded by the coding sequence ATGTTTGAAATTAATGAAAAAATTACTTTACAGGGAACCATTGAAAGAATTGTCTTTAAAAGTGAAAATAATGATTATAAAATCTGCCGGCTCAGGATAAGCAATTCAGATGAAATAGAAACAATTTTCGGTAATTTTTTTGATATAAATAAAGGTGAAAATGTACAGATTATCGGAGAATATGTCAATAATCCAAAATATGGCAGACAGATAAAAATTGAGAAAATTACTGTAATTCCTCCTTCTTCCAATGCAGGTATTGAAAAATATATCGGTTCAGGACTTATTCCAGGCGTAGGGCCTGTAATGGCAAAAAAAATAGTTCAGCATTTTGGGGAAAAAACTCTTTCAATTCTTGATAATGAAATAGAAAAATTAGGCGAAATTGAAGGATTTGGAAAAAAAAGAATAAAAAATATTAAAAAAGAATGGAAAAAACAGGCTCAGACAAGAGATACTATGATTTATCTGCAGTCTCTTGAAATTACTCCCTCAAATTCTGCAAAAATATTAAAAAAATATGGTAATGATACTGTTTCAGTAGTGAAGAATAATCCTTACAGGCTTTGTGAAGATATTTTTGGTATAGGGTTTCGAACAGCTGACAGGATTGCGCTTAATTCAGGCATTTTAAAGAACTCACCTTTCAGAATAAGTTCAGGAATTAAATATATACTGAAAAAGTTTGAGGAAGACGGGCACTGCTTTCTCCCGTATGATTTACTGATCGCAAAAGCTCTGGAATTCCTTGAAGTGGAAATGCTTGAAGTGGAAAAATCGCTTGAAATCCTGAGTATGGAGCACCAGGTAGTTATTGATAAAGAAAAAGTATATCTTATTGATACTTATGAAGATGAACGGTTTGTTGCAGATAAATTGAAAAAAATAAAACATTATAAAATAAATAATGTTTTCGAGGACTATGACTGGGATAGAAAAATACAGGAGCTTTCATCAAAAGTAAAGGTTATTCTTGATGATGATCAGAAAGATGCCATCAAAAGTGCTTTATATGAAAAAATAATGGTAATTACCGGAAGCCCCGGAACCGGTAAAAGCACAATAGTGAATTTTATATTGAATATTTTTGAATTTGAAAATATGTCTGTTTTTCTTTCAGCACCCACGGGAAGAGCGTCAAAAAGATTATCTGAAACTACAGGCAAAGATGCAAAGACACTTCACAGACTGCTTGAATATAACCCAAAGACAAATTCGTTTAATAAAAACAGATACAACAAGCTGAAATGCGATTTACTTGTAATTGATGAATCATCCATGATTGATATCAAGATTGCAAGGGTATTGGCAGATGCCCTGGATGAAAAAACAAGAGTAATATTTGTTGGTGATTATGATCAGTTGCCCTCAGTCGGTCCGGGAAATGTTTTAAGCGATATTATTAATTCGGGAAAGTTTCCGGTTATCAGACTGACAAAGATATACAGACAATTCGGTAAAAGCATGATAATCAGAAATGCCCACATGATTAGAGACGGAATCTATCCAAAACTTTATCAGGCGGACATGCCGGAAAAATCCGATTTTTATTTTGTTGAAAAAAATGATCAGGAGGATGCTGTAAACGCAATAATAAAATTATTGTATCGTAATATTCCCGACAAGTTCGGTTTTGATCCTGTAAAAGATGTGCAGGTGCTTGTACCTGTTTATAAAGGAATAGCAGGTGTGGACAATCTTAACTGCCGGATACAGAACATTTTCAATAAAAGACAGGAAAAAATAATAAGAGGAAAAAATGAATTCAGGCTGAATGACAAAATAATACAGCTTAAAAATGACTATGAAAAAGATGTTTTCAACGGAGATATAGGGTTTATAAAAGAAATTGATTTTACAAATCAGAAATTCAAGGTGGATTTCGAAGAAAAGAAAGTAGTTTATGATTTTTATGATGCAGATCAGCTCTCTCTTTCATATGCTATTTCAATTCATAAATCACAGGGTTCTGAATTTAAATGCGTGATAATACCTGTTCTGACTTCACATTACATGTTGCTGCAGAGAAATCTTATTTATACCGCTTTGACCAGAGCAAAAGAACTGGCGGTAATTGTAGGCAGTAAAAAAGCCATAGGCATGGCTGTTAGCAAGAATTATGTTGAGAACAGGTTTACGAATTTAAAAAATCTTTTATAA
- a CDS encoding PDZ domain-containing protein, protein MALQYIYALLAFSLIIIVHELGHFILAKINKVHVEEFFVGIGPKLLKFKSKSGTLWGLSAIPVGGYNKISGMNREEEIPAGREDKVFYKKPYWSKISIIVGGAFFNILFAFLLIFIFFSMGIYSATNKVDFIEEGSPAYVSGIQVYDEVIKIKDTEIRNWEEFSENIKKYPGENVSLQIIRDNELIEIKVMLGEKEGEGYLGISPSVEKQIPGFFKAIKESFKFIGDFFISYFKLLGMLFTGQLGFEQARPVSPIGLVSIFQQSASIGSQYFIMIIALVSLLLGFSNIIPLLPLDGGHIVVLTIEAIRRKPLSRKAVNIYNSIGIVIFISLFLVGIVFDILKPINIMNM, encoded by the coding sequence ATGGCATTGCAATACATATATGCACTCCTTGCATTTTCTCTGATAATAATTGTACATGAATTAGGTCATTTTATTCTTGCAAAGATAAACAAAGTACATGTTGAAGAATTCTTTGTCGGCATAGGGCCGAAATTATTAAAGTTCAAATCAAAAAGCGGGACTTTATGGGGTCTGTCAGCCATACCTGTAGGCGGATATAATAAAATAAGCGGTATGAACAGAGAGGAAGAGATACCTGCAGGCAGGGAAGACAAAGTATTTTATAAAAAGCCCTACTGGTCAAAAATATCGATAATAGTCGGCGGAGCTTTTTTTAATATCTTATTTGCCTTTCTGCTCATATTCATTTTTTTCAGCATGGGTATATATTCTGCAACAAATAAAGTCGATTTTATTGAAGAAGGTTCACCTGCATATGTTTCCGGAATTCAGGTATATGATGAAGTCATTAAAATAAAAGATACTGAAATCAGGAATTGGGAAGAATTCTCAGAAAATATAAAAAAATATCCCGGCGAAAATGTATCTTTGCAAATAATAAGAGATAATGAACTTATTGAAATAAAAGTCATGCTTGGGGAAAAAGAAGGAGAAGGCTATCTTGGGATAAGTCCGTCTGTTGAAAAACAGATTCCCGGATTTTTTAAGGCAATAAAAGAAAGTTTTAAATTTATCGGTGATTTTTTTATAAGCTATTTTAAACTTCTGGGAATGTTATTTACAGGTCAGCTTGGTTTTGAGCAGGCACGACCAGTTTCCCCGATAGGGCTTGTTTCAATTTTTCAACAATCTGCATCTATAGGTTCACAGTATTTTATTATGATTATTGCTCTTGTTTCACTTTTGCTTGGATTCAGCAATATAATACCCCTTCTTCCTCTTGACGGCGGCCATATAGTTGTACTTACAATTGAAGCAATAAGAAGAAAGCCATTAAGCAGAAAAGCTGTAAATATTTATAATTCAATAGGAATAGTTATTTTTATTTCCTTGTTTCTTGTGGGGATAGTATTTGATATATTAAAACCTATAAACATAATGAATATGTAG
- a CDS encoding isoprenyl transferase, whose amino-acid sequence MKFNFFSRADDPGKSLALDIIKKNPVPLHVAVIMDGNGRWATKKGLPRIAGHREGVKSLKCIVRLCGDLEIRYITAYAFSSENWNRPESEVSSLMKLFYDTLASELEDLNSNGVKIILLGDRENIPEKVLKKFQEAEKITENNTRVILNIAFNYGSRQEIINGVKKIYMAVNNGHIGADEINEKTFPDFLYTKNLPDPDLLIRTSGEYRLSNFLLWQTAYSEFYFTKTLWPDFRENDFLKAVLEYQKRNRRFGKI is encoded by the coding sequence ATAAAATTCAATTTTTTTTCAAGAGCTGATGATCCCGGAAAAAGTCTTGCATTAGATATTATTAAAAAAAATCCTGTTCCATTGCATGTTGCAGTAATAATGGATGGAAATGGAAGATGGGCTACAAAAAAAGGGCTCCCTCGTATTGCAGGCCACAGAGAAGGTGTAAAATCATTGAAATGCATTGTCAGGCTTTGTGGCGATCTTGAAATCAGATATATCACGGCATATGCTTTTTCCAGTGAAAACTGGAACAGACCCGAAAGTGAAGTTAGCAGTCTCATGAAACTATTTTATGATACTCTTGCTTCCGAACTTGAAGATCTTAACAGCAATGGAGTTAAAATAATTCTCCTTGGAGACAGGGAGAATATTCCTGAAAAAGTACTTAAAAAATTCCAAGAAGCTGAAAAAATCACAGAGAACAACACAAGAGTAATACTGAATATTGCATTTAATTACGGTTCCAGGCAGGAAATAATAAATGGTGTGAAAAAAATATACATGGCTGTCAATAACGGCCATATCGGAGCAGATGAAATAAATGAAAAAACATTTCCTGATTTCTTATATACAAAAAATCTGCCTGATCCTGATCTTTTAATAAGAACCAGCGGAGAATACAGACTGAGTAATTTTCTTTTATGGCAGACTGCTTACTCCGAATTTTATTTTACAAAGACTTTATGGCCTGATTTCAGGGAAAATGACTTTTTAAAAGCTGTTCTTGAATATCAAAAAAGAAACAGGAGATTTGGCAAAATTTAA
- the rbfA gene encoding 30S ribosome-binding factor RbfA, whose product MAMDKLKKTEIDFQREISSIINSKVKDPRVGFVTITGVKLSPDFHYMDVYFTLLDEKRDLKLCLSGLNTSKGFIKKNIQERIRIKTMPEIKFIYDKSIENGLRISRIIEQLKKKEENI is encoded by the coding sequence TTGGCTATGGATAAATTAAAAAAAACAGAAATTGACTTTCAAAGAGAGATAAGCTCTATTATAAACTCCAAGGTTAAAGATCCGAGGGTAGGTTTCGTAACCATTACGGGTGTAAAACTTTCTCCTGATTTTCATTATATGGATGTTTACTTTACATTGCTTGATGAAAAAAGGGATTTAAAATTGTGTCTGAGCGGATTAAATACTTCCAAAGGCTTTATTAAAAAGAATATTCAGGAAAGAATAAGAATAAAAACAATGCCCGAGATAAAATTCATATATGATAAATCAATAGAAAACGGTTTAAGAATCAGCCGGATAATTGAGCAACTTAAAAAAAAGGAAGAAAATATCTGA
- the ispG gene encoding flavodoxin-dependent (E)-4-hydroxy-3-methylbut-2-enyl-diphosphate synthase — MEIKRKKTKEIRIGGKVIGGNNPVLVQSMTKNKSCEQFLLREEINNLISAGCEIIRVAVTDAESIKNIRKFIKEGLFSNNPVVGDIQFDSRLALDSLKAGLDCIRINPGNIGGIEKTGILIEEAKKRNACIRIGVNSGSVDKRSLKKNNFNIREALLDNTLEYIRFFENCNFYNFKVSAKASSVTDSIYIYRTLSEKTDYPLHVGITESGNEFTGAIKSSVGMGILLNEGIGDTIRVSLTSDPIKEVKAGYAILSSLGLRSYGINLISCPTCGRTKVNLKYYVESIEKITSGIKEPLTVAVMGCIVNGPGEAKDADIGIAFGEKKAAVFVKGKIIKRVNEEDVIELFSQELEQLVENKHSVLARSEKN; from the coding sequence ATGGAAATAAAGAGAAAAAAAACGAAAGAAATAAGGATAGGCGGAAAAGTAATCGGTGGCAATAATCCTGTTCTTGTTCAATCCATGACTAAAAACAAATCCTGCGAACAGTTTTTGTTAAGGGAAGAAATAAATAATCTGATTTCAGCAGGCTGTGAAATAATCAGGGTCGCAGTAACAGATGCAGAATCCATAAAAAACATCAGGAAATTCATAAAAGAAGGATTATTCAGCAACAATCCTGTCGTTGGCGATATTCAGTTTGACAGCAGGCTTGCACTGGATTCACTGAAAGCAGGCCTGGACTGCATAAGAATAAATCCCGGGAATATCGGAGGAATAGAAAAAACCGGAATACTAATTGAAGAAGCAAAAAAAAGAAATGCATGCATAAGAATAGGCGTTAACTCAGGTTCTGTGGACAAGAGGTCATTAAAAAAAAATAATTTTAATATAAGAGAAGCATTGCTTGACAATACTCTCGAATATATAAGATTTTTTGAAAACTGCAATTTTTATAATTTCAAAGTGTCTGCAAAAGCGTCATCCGTAACTGATTCCATCTATATTTACAGAACACTTTCTGAAAAAACTGATTATCCTCTTCATGTGGGAATAACTGAATCAGGCAATGAATTCACAGGTGCAATTAAATCCTCTGTTGGCATGGGAATACTCTTAAACGAAGGTATCGGCGATACGATAAGAGTCTCACTGACTTCCGATCCGATAAAGGAAGTAAAAGCAGGATATGCAATATTATCAAGTCTTGGTCTGAGAAGTTATGGAATAAATCTAATATCCTGTCCAACATGCGGAAGGACGAAAGTTAATCTTAAATATTATGTTGAAAGTATAGAAAAAATCACATCCGGAATAAAAGAACCGTTAACGGTAGCTGTAATGGGATGTATTGTTAATGGTCCCGGGGAAGCCAAAGATGCTGATATAGGAATTGCATTTGGAGAAAAGAAAGCAGCTGTTTTTGTAAAAGGTAAAATTATCAAAAGAGTAAATGAAGAAGATGTAATAGAGTTGTTTTCACAGGAACTGGAGCAACTTGTTGAAAATAAACATAGTGTCTTGGCAAGATCTGAAAAAAACTGA
- the nusA gene encoding transcription termination/antitermination protein NusA encodes MNKELVIALKELEKEKGIKIDTIIEALQIALVSAYKKNYKITYEAKVDIDVKTGGIKVFKILDDEEAEKVGTHEADVTPENFGRIAAQTAKQVITQKIKEAEREVMYNEFCDRAGDMVIGIIQQNDSRYTLVDLGKVEALLPLSEQVPGERYKHGERIKCYISEVKKGTKGPQVIVSRTHTGLIRRLFELEVPEIYESIVEIKSVAREAGFRTKIAVSSNEENVDAVGACVGPKGSRVRMVVDELAGEKIDIVQYSDDIVLFIKNSLSPARVLKVLTDEEKKFALVVVPNDQLSLAIGKDGQNARLAAKLTNWKIDIKSEMQYEEELNEAREERKKAT; translated from the coding sequence TTGAATAAAGAACTGGTAATTGCTTTAAAGGAACTTGAAAAAGAGAAGGGCATAAAGATAGATACTATTATTGAAGCCCTTCAGATTGCTCTTGTTTCTGCATATAAGAAAAATTATAAAATAACTTATGAGGCAAAAGTTGATATAGATGTCAAAACCGGCGGGATAAAGGTTTTTAAAATACTTGATGATGAAGAAGCGGAAAAAGTCGGGACTCATGAGGCAGATGTGACTCCGGAGAATTTTGGAAGAATTGCTGCCCAGACTGCAAAACAGGTAATAACGCAGAAGATCAAGGAAGCTGAAAGGGAAGTCATGTACAATGAATTCTGCGACAGAGCCGGAGATATGGTTATTGGTATAATACAGCAAAATGACTCCAGATATACTCTGGTTGATCTCGGCAAGGTAGAGGCTCTTCTTCCTTTAAGCGAACAGGTTCCCGGAGAAAGGTATAAACACGGCGAGAGAATAAAATGTTATATTTCTGAAGTAAAAAAAGGCACAAAAGGCCCTCAGGTAATTGTATCAAGGACACACACCGGTCTGATAAGAAGACTGTTTGAGCTGGAAGTTCCTGAAATATATGAAAGCATAGTAGAGATAAAAAGTGTGGCGAGAGAAGCAGGATTCAGAACCAAGATAGCAGTCAGCTCTAATGAAGAAAACGTAGATGCTGTAGGTGCCTGTGTCGGTCCCAAAGGCTCAAGAGTAAGAATGGTTGTGGATGAGCTTGCAGGTGAAAAAATAGATATAGTACAATACAGCGATGACATAGTTTTATTTATAAAAAATTCTCTCAGTCCCGCAAGAGTTTTAAAAGTGCTTACAGATGAAGAAAAAAAATTTGCTTTGGTTGTTGTGCCCAATGATCAGCTTTCTCTTGCAATCGGAAAAGACGGCCAGAATGCAAGACTGGCGGCAAAACTGACTAACTGGAAAATTGATATAAAAAGCGAGATGCAGTATGAAGAAGAGCTGAACGAAGCACGGGAAGAAAGAAAAAAAGCAACATAA
- a CDS encoding proline--tRNA ligase yields MRFTNNFIPTLKEEPSESEIISHSLSIRSGLIRKAASGIYSFLPFGFKILKKIENIIREEMDRTGALEVLMPVIQPGELWQKTNRWYEYGPEMFKIADRNKRDFCLGPTHEELFTTIAGAELNSYKDLPINLYQIQVKFRDEIRPRYGLLRAREFIMKDAYSFGADQEQLEEDYNSMYKAYCRIIERIGLRYKIVEADTGLIGGSSSHEFMVLAENGEETIVYCDECGYAANADNAEYEINASEDAGAQSEKELKEVHTPDIKTIEELADFLKIKNSGIIKTILLKDEDSNFYAVVLSGDRFLNINKVEKMLGKNLVFINEENNTLNLPVGFVGPVNMDKKVKIIADYSVLARKNMVAGANRQNYHIVNVDTDRDFQADQRGSFSFPVKGDLCPKCKNMLSFEKGIEVGHIFKLGTKYSEKLNSRFLDINGNLQPFVMGCYGIGVTRLVAATIEQCHDDKGIIWPESIAPFKTVVIVTNMTDEKLKNAGEEIYNNLISEKIETLFDDREISAGIKFKDADLLGIPFKIIVGRKYLQNGKIEIESRATSFKTETVPAEIQTYLKKN; encoded by the coding sequence TTGAGATTTACCAATAATTTTATACCCACATTAAAAGAAGAGCCAAGTGAATCTGAAATAATAAGCCATTCGCTTTCTATCAGATCCGGTCTTATAAGAAAAGCAGCATCAGGGATTTATTCTTTTCTTCCTTTTGGTTTTAAAATATTGAAAAAAATTGAGAACATAATAAGAGAAGAGATGGACAGAACAGGAGCCCTGGAAGTGCTGATGCCTGTGATTCAGCCCGGAGAATTATGGCAGAAAACAAACAGATGGTATGAGTACGGTCCTGAGATGTTCAAGATAGCAGACAGAAACAAAAGAGATTTCTGTCTCGGCCCTACACATGAAGAGCTTTTCACGACTATCGCAGGCGCTGAGTTAAATTCTTATAAAGATCTCCCGATAAATTTATATCAGATACAGGTAAAGTTCAGAGATGAGATAAGGCCAAGATACGGACTGCTAAGAGCAAGAGAATTCATCATGAAGGACGCATATAGTTTTGGGGCAGACCAGGAACAGCTTGAAGAGGATTACAATTCCATGTACAAAGCTTACTGCAGGATAATTGAGAGGATAGGGCTGAGATACAAAATAGTTGAGGCTGACACAGGATTGATCGGCGGCAGCTCTTCGCATGAATTTATGGTTCTGGCTGAAAATGGAGAAGAGACAATAGTATATTGTGATGAATGCGGTTATGCGGCAAATGCTGATAATGCCGAATATGAAATAAATGCTTCTGAAGATGCAGGCGCACAATCTGAAAAAGAATTAAAGGAGGTGCATACGCCGGATATAAAAACAATAGAGGAACTTGCGGATTTTTTGAAAATAAAAAATTCAGGAATTATAAAAACAATTCTTCTGAAAGATGAGGATAGTAACTTTTATGCTGTTGTCTTATCAGGGGACAGATTTCTGAATATAAACAAAGTCGAAAAAATGCTTGGAAAGAATCTGGTGTTTATCAATGAAGAAAATAATACCCTAAATCTTCCTGTCGGTTTTGTAGGTCCTGTGAATATGGATAAAAAAGTGAAGATTATCGCTGATTATTCAGTACTTGCAAGAAAAAATATGGTTGCAGGGGCGAACAGGCAAAATTATCATATCGTTAATGTTGATACAGACAGAGATTTTCAAGCAGACCAGCGGGGTTCTTTTTCATTTCCGGTAAAAGGAGATCTTTGTCCCAAATGTAAAAACATGCTGAGTTTTGAAAAGGGAATAGAAGTAGGTCATATTTTCAAACTAGGCACTAAGTATAGCGAGAAATTAAATTCAAGATTTCTGGATATTAATGGAAATCTGCAGCCTTTTGTTATGGGGTGCTATGGAATAGGCGTAACCAGACTTGTGGCTGCAACCATAGAGCAGTGTCACGACGATAAAGGAATAATATGGCCTGAGAGTATTGCACCTTTCAAGACAGTTGTTATCGTAACAAATATGACAGATGAAAAACTGAAGAATGCAGGAGAGGAAATATATAATAATCTTATTTCCGAAAAAATAGAAACATTGTTTGATGACAGGGAGATTAGTGCCGGTATTAAATTTAAAGATGCGGATCTTCTTGGAATTCCCTTTAAGATAATAGTAGGAAGAAAATATCTCCAAAATGGTAAAATTGAAATTGAAAGCCGGGCAACTTCCTTCAAAACGGAGACTGTGCCTGCGGAGATCCAGACTTATCTCAAAAAAAACTGA
- the infB gene encoding translation initiation factor IF-2, whose protein sequence is MVSVRIYEIAKENNISSRELIELCCSIGIEVKSHSSAISDEQIIKVKKALEEKSIKAGKPDQDVKKTESLTDKKKPAVKDLKKSSKATEEKTEQPKREKSKASAKKVQTVKQKEDSKDLPEDDFESKTKPVSKWEEEKKINIRNVLLKELDKEDQITRFRVKPKSSKEKISKTTAKQKGLSAEKKTEKETDGTKKRPEIKKIIEIPAGISLKQLSEKISVPSNEIIKTLFSLGEVVNINQSLSNDMIDILSEEYNFKFSIIGFEENLEELFKDSPDDLVPRPPIVTVMGHVDHGKTTLLDSIRKSDVAENEAGGITQHIGAYQIEYKERKITFIDTPGHEAFTSMRARGTKVTDIAVIVVAANDGIMPQTVEAINHAKAANVPIIIAINKIDLPDADPAKIKKNLTEHNLVPEEWGGDTICVEISAKSKININELLDMILLVADVNEIKGNPDAEGFGIIIESRLDKGLGPVGSIIIKRGSIDIGDFFIAGNSCGRVRALQDDKGNKLSKALLSQPVEILGFSSTPEAGDQFFVVKNEKVAKNILSKKAYAENLSKISENRRHISLEEFSEIAKSADIKKLEIILKADVNGSIDAVEQSLKKIEDEKIKINILHKGVGAIADSDIILAAASDAIVIGFGVVPTAKAKEIAKKENVDIRTYNIIYKLIDELILAFRGMLEPETEEYEKGRIEVRELFKMPKIGSIAGCYVLEGEAERNNQVRVVRDGKIVHEGKIASIRRFKEDVKKVSAGYECGIKIENFHDINKGDILEIFEIREIKNVSA, encoded by the coding sequence ATGGTTTCAGTCAGAATATACGAAATAGCAAAAGAAAATAATATTTCATCCAGAGAGCTTATTGAATTATGCTGTTCAATCGGCATAGAGGTCAAAAGTCATTCTTCTGCTATAAGCGATGAGCAGATAATCAAAGTAAAAAAAGCTTTGGAAGAAAAAAGCATTAAAGCCGGCAAACCGGATCAGGATGTTAAAAAGACAGAAAGTTTGACTGACAAGAAAAAACCGGCTGTAAAAGACTTGAAAAAAAGCTCCAAAGCGACTGAAGAAAAAACAGAACAGCCAAAAAGGGAAAAGAGTAAAGCATCTGCGAAAAAAGTTCAGACTGTAAAGCAGAAGGAAGATAGCAAAGATTTGCCTGAAGATGATTTTGAGTCAAAAACAAAACCGGTATCCAAATGGGAAGAAGAGAAAAAGATAAATATCAGAAATGTGCTGCTTAAAGAGTTGGATAAAGAAGATCAGATTACAAGATTCAGAGTAAAACCAAAAAGCTCTAAAGAAAAAATCAGCAAAACTACAGCAAAGCAGAAAGGTCTGTCTGCTGAAAAAAAGACTGAAAAAGAAACTGATGGCACGAAAAAAAGACCTGAGATTAAAAAAATCATTGAAATCCCTGCAGGCATATCATTAAAACAGCTTTCTGAAAAAATAAGCGTACCATCAAATGAGATAATCAAAACTCTTTTTTCGCTTGGAGAAGTTGTTAATATAAATCAGTCTTTAAGCAATGACATGATTGATATTCTTTCAGAAGAATATAATTTCAAATTCAGCATAATAGGTTTTGAAGAAAACCTGGAAGAGCTGTTTAAAGATTCTCCTGACGATCTTGTCCCAAGACCTCCGATAGTTACAGTAATGGGACATGTTGACCATGGAAAAACCACTCTTCTTGATTCAATAAGGAAATCCGATGTTGCCGAAAATGAAGCTGGCGGAATAACCCAGCACATAGGTGCTTATCAGATAGAGTACAAGGAAAGAAAAATTACTTTTATAGATACTCCGGGTCACGAAGCTTTTACTTCCATGCGCGCAAGAGGAACAAAGGTAACAGATATTGCTGTCATAGTAGTGGCAGCAAATGATGGAATAATGCCCCAGACTGTTGAGGCCATAAATCATGCCAAAGCAGCGAATGTTCCAATTATTATTGCCATAAACAAAATCGATCTTCCGGATGCCGATCCTGCAAAAATAAAGAAAAATCTTACAGAACACAATCTGGTTCCTGAAGAATGGGGCGGAGATACTATCTGTGTTGAAATATCAGCCAAAAGCAAAATAAATATAAATGAGCTGCTGGATATGATTCTCCTTGTAGCAGATGTGAATGAAATAAAAGGTAATCCGGATGCTGAAGGCTTTGGAATAATTATAGAATCCAGACTTGACAAGGGACTGGGTCCGGTAGGTTCGATTATTATTAAAAGAGGTTCAATAGACATCGGCGATTTTTTTATAGCAGGCAATTCTTGTGGCAGAGTCAGAGCTCTTCAGGATGATAAAGGAAATAAATTAAGCAAAGCTTTACTTTCCCAGCCTGTTGAAATTCTGGGATTTTCGAGCACACCGGAAGCCGGAGATCAGTTTTTTGTAGTCAAGAACGAAAAAGTTGCAAAAAATATTCTTTCAAAAAAAGCTTATGCAGAGAATTTAAGTAAAATTTCTGAAAACAGAAGACATATCAGCCTTGAAGAATTTTCAGAAATTGCAAAATCCGCGGACATAAAAAAACTTGAAATAATACTCAAGGCAGATGTAAACGGATCCATTGATGCTGTCGAGCAGTCATTGAAAAAAATTGAAGACGAAAAAATAAAAATAAATATCCTTCATAAAGGTGTCGGGGCAATTGCTGACAGCGATATAATACTTGCTGCTGCTTCCGATGCAATTGTAATAGGGTTCGGAGTTGTACCTACTGCAAAAGCAAAGGAAATAGCAAAAAAAGAAAATGTGGATATAAGGACATACAACATAATATATAAGCTTATTGACGAATTAATCCTTGCTTTCAGAGGCATGCTCGAACCTGAAACAGAGGAATATGAAAAGGGCAGGATAGAAGTAAGGGAATTGTTTAAAATGCCCAAGATTGGCTCAATTGCAGGATGCTATGTGCTTGAAGGAGAAGCAGAGCGTAATAACCAGGTAAGGGTAGTAAGAGATGGAAAGATCGTACATGAAGGCAAAATAGCTTCAATCCGTAGATTCAAGGAAGATGTTAAAAAGGTAAGCGCAGGCTATGAATGCGGGATAAAGATCGAGAATTTTCACGATATAAATAAAGGCGATATACTTGAAATCTTTGAGATAAGAGAGATAAAGAACGTCTCAGCCTAA